A part of Prevotella melaninogenica genomic DNA contains:
- a CDS encoding AAA family ATPase — translation MDELIKTLRQPVDVDYIRSSFHELQEQGAIDAGGFHVSSMNDCVRKGKSLPPLVVLYPNIVLEGDLCIIFGQSGIGKTIFAMQVARDIAAQGKRVLYADFEMTLRQLALRYEVSDFPPTFFRAEMDRDNLVDDVLKGIEKAAVANLAEVVFIDNITALSQSLDKSSDAGSLMASLNALKRKYNWTLVVLNHVPKMFSSSVPLSLSAIQGSAKLNQLIDDAVGLGQSVRDKSLVYVKQCKWRNGEVVLDADNVALYERAKNKDGNLCFTFRGYDTEAAHLETIGTSGREELKSRVRELSSQGMKQQDIARECGITQSKVSRLLNR, via the coding sequence ATGGATGAACTGATTAAGACGCTTCGCCAACCGGTAGACGTGGATTACATCCGGTCCTCCTTTCATGAGTTGCAGGAACAGGGAGCCATTGATGCCGGTGGCTTTCATGTGTCTTCCATGAATGACTGTGTAAGGAAAGGCAAGTCGCTTCCCCCTCTTGTGGTACTCTATCCCAATATTGTCCTCGAAGGTGACCTTTGCATCATCTTCGGACAGTCAGGTATCGGCAAGACCATCTTCGCCATGCAGGTGGCAAGAGATATTGCCGCACAGGGGAAGCGCGTACTCTACGCCGACTTTGAGATGACGCTGCGTCAGCTGGCCCTGCGGTACGAGGTTTCGGACTTCCCTCCTACTTTCTTCCGTGCGGAGATGGACAGGGACAATCTCGTTGATGATGTATTGAAGGGAATAGAAAAAGCAGCCGTGGCGAATCTTGCGGAGGTGGTGTTCATCGACAATATTACCGCCCTCAGCCAGTCGCTCGACAAAAGCTCTGACGCGGGCTCGCTCATGGCATCGCTGAACGCCTTGAAACGGAAGTATAACTGGACGCTGGTCGTCCTCAACCATGTTCCCAAGATGTTCTCCAGTTCAGTTCCTCTTTCCCTGTCGGCCATACAAGGCTCCGCCAAACTCAACCAGTTGATAGACGATGCCGTGGGACTGGGGCAGTCAGTCCGTGACAAGTCGTTGGTCTATGTGAAGCAGTGCAAGTGGCGCAACGGCGAAGTTGTGCTCGATGCCGACAATGTGGCTCTGTATGAGCGAGCCAAGAACAAGGACGGCAATCTTTGCTTTACCTTTCGCGGCTATGACACGGAGGCCGCCCATCTGGAAACAATAGGTACCAGTGGGCGTGAGGAACTGAAATCAAGGGTCAGGGAATTGTCCTCGCAGGGCATGAAACAGCAGGACATAGCCAGGGAATGCGGTATCACCCAAAGCAAGGTGTCAAGGCTCTTGAACCGTTGA
- a CDS encoding helix-turn-helix transcriptional regulator, with the protein MQGNFIMLQKEDLKEAIAEVLEMMVGKNLLKEPVSTASTEYLTRNELCAHLHITYTTLWRMEKRGDIQVHKIGRHNLYSKQEVDALISKGLPTNANNQ; encoded by the coding sequence ATGCAAGGTAATTTCATTATGCTGCAAAAGGAAGACCTCAAGGAGGCCATTGCAGAAGTATTAGAGATGATGGTGGGCAAGAATCTGCTGAAAGAACCTGTTTCGACAGCATCCACCGAGTATTTGACCCGTAACGAGCTTTGTGCACACCTTCACATTACTTATACCACGCTCTGGCGTATGGAGAAGCGTGGGGACATTCAGGTGCATAAGATTGGTAGGCACAACCTGTATTCTAAGCAGGAGGTGGACGCATTGATTTCCAAAGGGCTTCCTACTAACGCAAATAATCAATAG